GCGTGACCCCCAAGTTCAAGCGAGATTTTCTTTACCGTTTCAGCTGAACCTCTCATAAGGGTTTTACCGACTTCTGTAGAACCGGTGAACGTCAATTTACGAACCCTTGTATCTTGAAGCCAAGTTTCGCCGATTTCTGATGATTTTCCTGTCACGACATTGATGACTCCTTTTGGAATGCCAGCTTCTTCAGCCAATTCAGCCATTTTTAGAGCTGTTATGGGAGTCAGGTTTGCCGGTTTAATGACGACTGTGCAGCCGACTGCAAGCGCCGGTGCAACTTTTCTTGTAATCATGGCTGCAGGAAAGTTCCAAGGCGTAATGACAGCTACAACTCCGACAGGTTGTTTTGTCACGAAAAGCCGCTTATTGGATACGGAAGCAGGAATCGTTTCGCCATACACCCGTTTTCCTTCTTCGGCAAACCAAGATAAAAAGCCATTTGCATATGTCATTTCACCAAGAGCCTCTTTAAGAGGCTTGCCTTGCTCTTCAGTCATGATTTTGGCTAGTTCTTCTTTATTATCATCAATCAATCGATGCCATTTCCAAATAAGTTCAGCACGTTCATAGACCGAGAGTGCAGCCCAGCCCGTAAAGGCTTCATATGCGGCATCTGCAGCCTTCGCCGCTTCAGTTGCACCGCCTTTAGGAACGGTGGCAACAACTTCATCTGTTGCCGGGTTTCTCACTTCAATTTTATCCAATCCAAAATCCGACCACTCACCGTTAATAAATAATCCGTAATCCTTCATGATAAAACCTCCTAATTGGTTAAATCCATCAAACTACTAAAACTTTTAACTATATACTTTTACCTTTATATAAAAGTATAAACACTTTTCAGTAATTCTGAAATTTATTTGATTGGCTATTTATAGAAAATCGGCTATTCATTGATAGAAAGGGAGCAAGACATAAAAAAAGAGGTGCAAGTTGCACACCTCTTCATTCAAGATTCGCTTATTTTTCCGATGAGACGGCCACTTCATGCAGATCACCTGAGATGGCTTGATTAGAATTGAATTCACCTTCCGATTTAGAAATGACCACTGTAGCAACACTGTTACCGATTAGATTAGTGATGGCGCGTGCTTCAGACATGAAGCGGTCGACTCCCAGCAGTAATGCCATTCCTTCAACTGGAATCATTGGGAAGGCAGCTAAGGTTGCAGCAAGTGTAATGAAACCGGATCCCGTTACACCGGCAGCTCCTTTGGATGTTAACATCAAGATTCCTAGAAGGGTCAATTCCTGCCAGATGCTTAAATCGACACCATAGGCTTGGGCGATGAAAATCGCTGCCATGGATAAGTAGATGGATGTGCCATCAAGGTTGAAAGAATAACCCGTTGGGACAACTAAACCGACTACCGATTTTGAGCAACCGTATTTTTCGAGTTTTTTCATCACGCTTGGTAGAGCGGATTCCGACGAAGATGTTCCTAAAACTAAGAGGATTTCTTCTTTTAAATAGGCTATGAACTTGAAAATATTAAAGCCGTAGATTTTTGCGATCGAGCCAAGGATAAGAACGATGAATAGTGCCATTGTGATATATACACTACCCATTAATTGTCCTAAAGAGCTTAGAGAACCAAGGCCAAACTTACCGATTGTATAAGCCATTGCTCCAAAAGCCGCCAATGGGGATACTTTCATGATCATGCTGACGATGCCGAAGAAAATATCGGCAATATGCTGAAAGAAAGAAACGACTGGCTGCACTCTCGGTCCCATTGCCGCCATTGATAATCCGAATAATACGGCAAAGAATAGAATAGGGAGTAAGTCTCCGCCAGCAAGTGCGGCAACGGCATTATCAGGAATGATATTAGAAATGAAAGCAAGGGCGCCATGTTCCGTTTCGGAAGCGGCTGTTGTATATTGTGATACATCTCCGCCCTCGACTGAATCGATGTTAAAGCCTTTACCAGGTCCCAGAAGATTGACGACGATGATTCCGATGGCAAGTGCGAAAGTGGTAACGATTTCAAAATAGAGCAGTGCCTTTCCGCCGATGCGGCCAACCTTTTTCATATCACCCATGCCGCCAATTCCGATTACGACGGTTAAGAAGATGATTGGTGCAATGACCATTTTAATCATTTTAATAAATAAATCAGCTAATATCTTCAGCTGTTCACCGAAAGCAGGGAAGAAGAAACCGACTGTTATACCCAGAATGATACCGATGATGACCTGAACTGTAAGATTTTTTAATATTTTCAAGGTGCATTCTCCTTTGTTATATGATAGCGCTTTCTTAACTTGGTTATAGTGTAACAGAAGGAAGAATCAGAATATTCTTTTGGTGATATTGTTTTCTTTTTGTTCTTTTTGGTCATGGGATTAGGGGTCATGATAGATTGATAGACTGCAATAAAAAAATACCGGTGGGGTTCCGGTATTAGGAAAAATCAATTTTCGAATGGTTTTATGAGTGCATAAAGGGTTCCGATCACAGGAAGTTTCAATCCGGCCTTGTCGGCAAGGCGCAGTGCACCGCCCTGTAAATGTTCCACTTCTAGGGTTAGGCCCTTCCGGCGGTCCTGGTGCATGGAAGAGGTGGATTCATCAGGTAAGCCTGCCATGTTTTCCAACGCCTGTGCAATATTCTCCACAGTAATTCCGACGCCATAGGCATTCGCAAGCTCCTTCATTTCAACAAGGACCTTTTCCAGCAATCCATTGGTTTCAGGGAATCTCCGAATCGTGCCGATAGGGAGGTTGGAGGCGGTTGTCACACCGGAGAAAGCGGTGATGAACATGTATTTGATCCACATCCTGATCAATATGTTTTCCGTTCTGCCAGTCTTCATGATAGCTGATCCGGCTGCCTGCTCGAATTCATCACAAATCTTTTCTTGTGACGGATGAAGCGGGCCATAGATTAAATCGTGATTATCATTGGAGTGAATGACATGACCTTTTTCATCAAGAGTGGCGATGATGAAGGCACTTCCTCCCAAGACGGCTTCATCGCCCAGTTCGTCCTGCAAAATGGATAAATGTTCCAACCCGTTCAAAAGCGGGAGGACCTTTGCGCCTTTTTCGACAAGGACCTTTAAATCTGTAAGGGTGCCTTGCAGATGCTGGCCTTTTACGGCGAGAATCACAAGGTCGACCTTTTCAATATCATTTACGTTCTCTGTGATATGAAGGTCGTTAAATTGGTAGTTTCCATGAGGGCTGGTTATGCTGATGCCGTTTTCTTTCAATTGTTTGGCGCGGTTTTTTCGGACAAGGTATTGAACATGCTGCCCGGCCTGCTGCAGCCTGCCTCCAAAGTAGGAGCCGAGTGCCCCGGCCCCTATAATGACAATATTCAATGTGCACACCCCTCTTTTGATTAAGATGTACTAATCATAACATTTACTGAAATTTCAGTAAATATTCCCGTTTGAAGGGAAACTGGTTGTTTAGGTGTTTGTAAGAATGGGGAAAACAAAAAACCAGCCTGAATTTGGTTTCAGGCTGGCACTTATCATTATTTATAGATTTTTACTTTAACGGTTTTTCTGCCCCAATTGATAGCTTTTGAGTGAGAAGAGTAGAAGACGTCAATTTTATTCCCTTTGATTGCGCCGCCTTTATCTGCCGCAATGGCATCCCCGTATCCTTCTACATGAACTTTTGTTCCTAGTGGAATGACCTTAGGGTCAACTGAGATGGCTTTTGCGTTAGGGTTTTTCTTTAAGTTAAGACCTGATGCTGTAATACCGCTGCAACCTTTGCAGTTTGCAGTGTAAGCTGTTGCCTTCACGGTGATTGTTTTATATTTCTTGGATGATGATGTTTTAGCTTTAGGTTTAGCAGATGTCGATGTTTTCTTGACCTTTAAAACTTGTTTTGGATGGATGTTATCTTTTTTCAGGTTGTTCCAACTTTTGAGTTGATTGACTGTTATATTATGTTTATTGGCGATACCCCATAGTGTGTCGCCGCTTTTAACTTTGTATGTAGTAGTAGCAGCCGATGAAACTCCGGAAAAACTAAATACCAAAAAGAAAGCAGTGAATAGTGGAAGTAGTATTTTTTTCAAAATGAATAGTCTCCTTTGTTTTAAATCGTAGACTTAGAATAACAGGTCTTTATGACAACAATGTTTCGCTGGAATAGTAATTGTGTTACAAAAAGGTTTCCTTTGATAAATAAATGTAATATAAACTAGGGCGAAAGGCCTTATCTATTGAATGTAAATATATTATTTATTATGTCAGTATAAGCGTATCTTTGGTAAATAATGTTGGTTTTATGGCGTATCCTGTTTAATAAGGAGAAATATGGATATCTATTCCCTGGTTTTAAAGTCCTGTATATTTTGTAAAAAAGCTATGAAATATTGAACGATTGAGTGGGGTTTATTTTAGTAGGAAAGAATATTCGAAGCATGAAAAAAGCCCGCATCTATGTGATGCCGGCTCAAACTGTAGACAACTCGATGAAGCTACAGTATTTTTGAGAGTATGTAAAAATCCGAACGTTGATTTCCATTCCAGGCACTCGCTTTCCGCGGGCGGCCCGGGAGCCTCCTCGGCGCTTTTGCGCCTGTGGGGTCTCCCTTGAACGCGCTTTTCCCGCAGGAGTCTCGCACCTTCCGTTCCAATCAACTGTGTTTTATAATTGAATTCCTTTTGTCTACAAACGGATCCGACATCTATGTAATGCCGGCTTTTTTTCATGCTTTGGATTAATTTAAAACAAATTCAGAAGCGAAATCGACTAGCATTTTTTGATAGACTGCCACTGATTCAAGGTTGACGCATTCCCTATCTCCATGCCAGTTCTCACCTTTCGGACCGAATTCAATGGCGGGGATATCATATGCCGCAAAAAACACGGTATCTGCGGATCCGTGCTGCCCAAAAATGACAGCATCCTGCTTGGTGTTGCTTTCGATTATCGGGCGGAGCATAGCGATGAATGGGTCTGACTCTTCGGTTTTTACAGGTTTACTGTACATATTAAGGTGGACATTATTTCCTGTCACACTTTCGATCTGAGCAATGATATCTTCCATTGTTTGCGTAGGAAGGTAGCGTATATCAAGGCTTAGCAAACAGGCATCCGGTACCTTATTATAAACATCCCCGCCTTTAATTTTTGCTAGGTTAAGTGAAGGGGAATCGTAAAGGGGGGTGTGATCCCTGGTGAAAGGAAGTTCCTTTATTTTTTGATAGAGATCATAGGCCTTTTCAATTGCATTCACGCCTTCCCATGGACGGCTTCCGTGTGCAGATTTGCCGGATACTTCAATATCGAGACGAAGGGCACCCTTTGCCTGGAGTCCGATTCCCAATTGCGTAGGTTCAGCACAGATTACAAAGTCCCCTCTATAACCATGTTTCGCTAAATATCCGGAACAATTCAACCCGCCAATCTCTTCATCCGATACGATCTGTAGCTGGATTTTCAAACCTAAGTCCTTATCTTTCAGTTCGATAAATGCACACATCATCCCTGCAACTCCAGCTTTCATATCGGCTGTCCCGCGTCCATATAAGTTTCCTTCATGAACCTCAGGGAAAAATTGATCCGGCGTTCCGCTGACAACATCGACATGGCCATTCCAAATTACCGTTTTTTCTCCGCTGCCAATTTCG
This sequence is a window from Brevibacillus sp. JNUCC-41. Protein-coding genes within it:
- a CDS encoding NAD-dependent succinate-semialdehyde dehydrogenase — translated: MKDYGLFINGEWSDFGLDKIEVRNPATDEVVATVPKGGATEAAKAADAAYEAFTGWAALSVYERAELIWKWHRLIDDNKEELAKIMTEEQGKPLKEALGEMTYANGFLSWFAEEGKRVYGETIPASVSNKRLFVTKQPVGVVAVITPWNFPAAMITRKVAPALAVGCTVVIKPANLTPITALKMAELAEEAGIPKGVINVVTGKSSEIGETWLQDTRVRKLTFTGSTEVGKTLMRGSAETVKKISLELGGHAPAIVLEDADLNKAVDGIISSKFRNAGQTCVCSNRIYVHEAIQEAFIKKLVAKVKELKVGNGLEDGVDIGPLIDQNAVDKVQKQIDEAISSGAKLEAGGKSISGLFLEPTVLSNIDDSMLCMNEETFGPLAPIASFKTDEEAIKRANDSIFGLAAYVFTENITKGIKFTEALEFGIVGLNDGLPSVPQAPFGGFKQSGLGREGGHQGIEEFLEVKYISLGL
- a CDS encoding dicarboxylate/amino acid:cation symporter, with product MKILKNLTVQVIIGIILGITVGFFFPAFGEQLKILADLFIKMIKMVIAPIIFLTVVIGIGGMGDMKKVGRIGGKALLYFEIVTTFALAIGIIVVNLLGPGKGFNIDSVEGGDVSQYTTAASETEHGALAFISNIIPDNAVAALAGGDLLPILFFAVLFGLSMAAMGPRVQPVVSFFQHIADIFFGIVSMIMKVSPLAAFGAMAYTIGKFGLGSLSSLGQLMGSVYITMALFIVLILGSIAKIYGFNIFKFIAYLKEEILLVLGTSSSESALPSVMKKLEKYGCSKSVVGLVVPTGYSFNLDGTSIYLSMAAIFIAQAYGVDLSIWQELTLLGILMLTSKGAAGVTGSGFITLAATLAAFPMIPVEGMALLLGVDRFMSEARAITNLIGNSVATVVISKSEGEFNSNQAISGDLHEVAVSSEK
- a CDS encoding ketopantoate reductase family protein gives rise to the protein MCTLNIVIIGAGALGSYFGGRLQQAGQHVQYLVRKNRAKQLKENGISITSPHGNYQFNDLHITENVNDIEKVDLVILAVKGQHLQGTLTDLKVLVEKGAKVLPLLNGLEHLSILQDELGDEAVLGGSAFIIATLDEKGHVIHSNDNHDLIYGPLHPSQEKICDEFEQAAGSAIMKTGRTENILIRMWIKYMFITAFSGVTTASNLPIGTIRRFPETNGLLEKVLVEMKELANAYGVGITVENIAQALENMAGLPDESTSSMHQDRRKGLTLEVEHLQGGALRLADKAGLKLPVIGTLYALIKPFEN
- a CDS encoding 3D domain-containing protein, giving the protein MKKILLPLFTAFFLVFSFSGVSSAATTTYKVKSGDTLWGIANKHNITVNQLKSWNNLKKDNIHPKQVLKVKKTSTSAKPKAKTSSSKKYKTITVKATAYTANCKGCSGITASGLNLKKNPNAKAISVDPKVIPLGTKVHVEGYGDAIAADKGGAIKGNKIDVFYSSHSKAINWGRKTVKVKIYK
- a CDS encoding M20 family metallopeptidase, with amino-acid sequence MLIELLKDLVSIDSSTKEGANQAVDYCADWLKKQGITVNVIVNNGYKMLVSEIGSGEKTVIWNGHVDVVSGTPDQFFPEVHEGNLYGRGTADMKAGVAGMMCAFIELKDKDLGLKIQLQIVSDEEIGGLNCSGYLAKHGYRGDFVICAEPTQLGIGLQAKGALRLDIEVSGKSAHGSRPWEGVNAIEKAYDLYQKIKELPFTRDHTPLYDSPSLNLAKIKGGDVYNKVPDACLLSLDIRYLPTQTMEDIIAQIESVTGNNVHLNMYSKPVKTEESDPFIAMLRPIIESNTKQDAVIFGQHGSADTVFFAAYDIPAIEFGPKGENWHGDRECVNLESVAVYQKMLVDFASEFVLN